ACTATGGACCGATACTGAATCCCCACATCATTTCCCTGACGGTTTAATGTTGTAGGATCATGCGTTTTCATATGAATTTCCAAAATAGTTTCATAGGAACATTCTTTAGGATCAAAAATAACCTGAACACATTCTGCATGACCGGTTGTATCGGTGCAAACTGCCTGGTATGTTGGATTTTTCATTGGTCCTCCGGAATAGCCCGAAAGCACACTTTTAACACCTTTTACTTCTTCAAAAATTGCCTCTGTGCACCAGAAACAACCACCGCCAAAGGTGGCTTTTTGCCAACCGTTTTGGGCGATCTCTTCATCAGTATATACTTTCCTCATAGCAAGAATTTCTTTGTTGGAATAATTATCTGCCTCCATGCCATTTTCTGGCTGCTTTGCGCCACAACTCACAAAAACTGTGACCAATACCATTAAAACAGGCAAAACGAACAATTTGTTTTTCATTATCAGATTTTTATTCATTTACGCAAACATAACCCCTTTGGTTGGTGTAAAAGTTCAGCTTTTAACAAATCTTAATACAAAAATGACCTTTTGTGACATGGAAATCCCGAAAACCAATTAAAAGTTGTGGTTCATGTTCAAAAATTAAGCGAACCCAATATTAATAAATTCTATATTTGTCAGGCTTAATCAATTTATGGATCGAATACGTATAGCAGTTCATGGCGGTGCAGGCACCATGCCTAAAAAATATATGACCCCTGAAACAGAGTCAGCTTGCAATAGTGCTTTGGAAAATGCCTTGAGAGCGGGTTATTCATTATTGGCAGAAGGTGCTGAAGCTGTAGATGCTGTAGCTGCAGCGGTAACAGTCCTCGAAAATTTTGAATTATTTAATGCAGGCAAAGGTTCGGTGTTCACAAATCAGGGAACACACGAAATGGACGCAAGTATTATGAATGGAAAAAATTTAAAATCCGGAGCTGTTGCGGCTGTTAGTAATATTAAAAATCCGATTCAGCTTGCACGCGCTGTTATGCAACATTCAGAACATGTATTAATGTTGGGAGAAGGTGCTGAAGCTTTTGCAAAATTGCACAATATTGAATTTGCTGATGATGATTATTTTTTCTCTCAATTCAGGTTTGAACAATGGGAAAGAGCTAAAAAAAGAAATATGATAGTTTTGGATCATGTGGATGATAAAAAATTTGGCACAGTTGGCGCTGTTGCTCTGGATAAATTTGGAAATTTAGCCGCAGCAACGTCAACAGGTGGTATGACAAATAAAATGTTCGGCCGTGTTGGTGATTCGCCGTTAATTGGGTCAGGAACCTATGCAAATAATAATACTTGTGCAGTGAGTTGCACTGGTCACGGAGAATATTTTATCGAGAATGTTGTTGCATATGATATCAGTTGTTTATTGGAATATAAAGGATTATCACTGAAAGATGCTACCAATTTAGTAGTGATGGATAAATTAAAAAAAATTGCGGCGGAAGGTGGATTAATTGCAATAGATAAAAATGGAAATATTTGTTTGCCATTTAATACGAAGGGAATGTATAGAGGATGGATGAAAGGAGAAGGAGATTTTTTTACGGGGATTTATTGAGACGACTTTTAAATAATTATCATTCTCGAATCGACTACTGGGATTTTATTACTTCGTAATTAAAAGAAATATCGAATAAAGAATAAAGATCCCGTAAGTGTCCGGGCAGGCATTAATCGGAACGACGACCTGTTAGTTTTAACTCCGAATTAAACCTTGGGAAATAAAGAATATTAATCGGATCGGCCACCCAATAGATATTTTCTTCGCATTAAAAAAAAAGAATAAAAAATAACAATCAAAAAATAAAAAATAACAATCGGATCGATAGCCCACAGGTTAATCCTCCGTATTAAACCCTTTTAACTCCTTCAACACTTTTCAAACCGTCTCCGCAACAACGCTCTTTCTTGTTTTCATATCATACCCCATCCCCTTAGAAAATAAATTAAAGATCATATTTTCGAGGTTGAGCATTTTTCCTTTTCCTTCTTTAACGGAATTATGTTGTAATTGGGTGCCGTCCATTATTACAACCAAACCATTACCAATAATTTCGAGATAACGTTCTTCTGTAATAACCACCGCTGTATCTTCACTAATTCCGATGCCGGTCATATTGGGATGTTCGGCAACTGCAACCATTAATCTTCCAAAACGACCTCTGTCTACAAAATGGGAATCAATTATTGCATTATTTATAAATCCGAGTCCTTCTATCATTAATGCTTTTCCACGAATTAAAGCCTCTGTGGGAGCACCTCCATTTATCATTTTTCCACTTTGAGCCATGGCTCCTGCGCTGGTTCCGGCTATTACAAAATTGGGTTCGGTTTTGTATCGATGTTTTAATATTTCTAAAAATTCAGTCCCACAAAATATTTCACTTAATCGGGTCTGATTTCCACCGGTCAGCATTATTCCGTCGCAGTTTTTTATTCGCAATAAAAAATCTTTTTTTTCTGTATCACTTTTCTTGCGAATATTCATTACTGCTGCATCTTTGCATCCCAGAGAATGAAATGCCTTATCATATTCTCTTCCAACCTGAGTTGGGATGCCCGAAGCTGTTGGTATGATCTCAATTACGGTATTTCTACCTTTCATTTCCTTCAAGATCCTTGCTAAAACATCTAATTTTTCCTTTTCAAAATGATTGCGATTTTCTGCACCACCTATTGCGATCAACTTACCCCTGGAAGACATGCATTATTTTTTGGTCGGACAAATATATTACTAACTTCATCTTCGCTTAACCGCAATATCCACAATTTAGTTTACACAAGCCACAAAAGCCTTCAATTACTTGTAGTTGCCAGTATTTGATTCAACCCGATAATAGAGGCAAAATTTCAGGAATTTTATTCACTAATAAACCCAAATTTCAATGGATTTTGCAGCAAAAAAATTTGTAATAAAATTTTACCTATTTTTAACCCAAACGTTTTAGAAGTATGAAGATAATATCAACAGCGGTGATGAAGGGCCCGAATTACTGGAGTATTCGCAGGCATAAGTTAATTGTTATGCGCCTCGACCTGGAAGAAATGGAGGAGATGCCAACCAATAAAATTCCCGGATTTCGCGAAAGGTTAGAGCAGATCATACCTTCTTTATATGAACACAGATGCAGTGAAGACCATGCCGGAGGTTTTTTTGAGCGGGTGGTGGAAGGAACCTGGATGGGTCATGTGGTGGAACATATAGCGCTGGAATTGCAAACCTTGGCTGGATTAGATACGGGTTTTGGAAGAACAAGAAGCACTTCCACAAAAGGAGTTTATAATGTTGTTTATTCGTATTTGGAGGAAAAAACCGGATTATATGCCGGACAGATAGCCGTTGATTTTTGCGAAGCATTAGCACGTGGAGAAGATTATGATATTGCTCCGCATATAATGAAGATGAAAGAAATTCGCGAGCAGGAGCGGCTTGGACCTTCCACCGGAAGTATTGTGGAAGAGGCTATCAAAAGAAATATACCTTTTATCCGATTAAACAGAAGATCGCTGGTACAATTAGGTTGGGGAATTAATCAAAAAAGAATTCAGGCAACTATTGCTTCCACCACTTCAAACATTGCAGTTGATATTGCCTGTGATAAAGAAGAAACTAAAAATTTATTGAACCAATTAAATATTCCTGTTGCAAAAGGTGGAAGTGCTTATGATGAGGAAGACCTGGAAATAATTATAAAAAAGATCGGATATCCCATCGTAATTAAACCCATTGATGGAAATCATGGTCGCGGTTCCACAATGAATATTAAAACATGGGATGAAGCGGTAGCCGCATTAAAAAAATCGAAAGAAATTTCGCGTTGGGCAATAGTGGAACAATTTATTGTTGGATACGATTATAGGTTGCTCGTAATTAATTACAAATTTGTTTCCGCAGCATTAAGAAAACCTGCAGCAATTGTTGGCGACGGGAAACATACAGTAAAAGAATTAATTGATATTGTTAATCAAGATTCCCGAAGAGGTTACGGACATGAAAATGTTTTGACATCAATAAAGTTAGATGATCATACATTGCGTTTATTACAAAAATTGGGGATGGATGAAAATTCCGTTCCTGAAGTTGGTCACGAAATTGAATTAAAATCCACAGCAAATTTATCTACCGGAGGTACTGCAACCGATGTGACGGAAATAGTACATCCATACAATATATTTACTGCAGAAAGAATTGCACGAACCATTGGTTTGGATATTTGTGGAATTGATATTATGAGTCCGGATATATCTGTACCTATGACAGAAAATCGCGGAGTATTATTGGAAGTAAATGCAGCACCGGGTTTTAGAATGCATCTTGCACCAAGTGAAGGTATAGGAAGAAATGTTGCCGAACCGGTTGTAGATATGTTATTTCCACTAGGCTCTCAAGGTCGAATACCAATTGTAGCCATTACAGGAACGAATGGAAAAACCACCACTACCCGATTAACTGCACATATTGCAAAAACCATGGGATATAAGGTTGGATTTACCACCAGCGATGGTATATACATTCAGAACAGAATGTTGGAAAAAGGTGATTGCACAGGACCCATGTCAACAAAATTTGTTTTGATGGATCCAACTGTTGATTATGCAGTGTTGGAATGTGCACGCGGTGGTATGTTAAAAGCAGGATTGGGATTTGATAAATGTGATTATGCAATTGTTACCAATGTTACTGCTGATCATCTCGGATTAAAAGATATTGATACTGTAGAAGAAATGGCGAAGGTAAAATCAGTTTTACCTGAAACAGTACATAAAAATGGATATGCAATATTAAATGCGGATGATGATCTTGTATTTAATATGCGCAAAAATCTGGACTGTAAAATTGCTTTATTCAGTATGGATGAAAATAATCCGCGCATTAAAGATCATTGCGAGAAAGGTGGATTTGCCGCAGTATTGGAAAATGGATGGATTACAATACTAAAAGGCACATGGAAATTACGTGTTGAGAAAGTGGTAAATATTCCGCTCACCTTTGATGGTAAAGCGGTGTTCATGATACAGAATATTTTACCTGCAACCCTTTGCGGATTTTTACAGCAATTTAAAATGGAGGATATTAAAATTGCATTACAAACATTTATTCCGGGACCTGCAACTACTCCGGGAAGAATGAATGTATTTAAATTCAAAAATTTTGAAGTGCTGGTCGACTTTGCACACAACCCTGATGGATTTGAAGCGATAAGTAAATATCTTGAAAAAATAACTTTATATCCTAAAGTAGGATTAATTGGAGCAACGGGCGATCGCCGCGACGATGATATTCGCGAATTGGGAAGAATTTCAGCAAGAACGTATGACGAGATCGTAATTCGTCAGGATAAAAATTTACGCGGAAGAACGGATGTGGAAATAATGGATCTGCTTAAAGAGGGTATTTATGAAGTTAAACCTGAAATGCAGGTAATTTGTATCAACCCGGAAAAAGATTCCATTAAATATGTGATCGACAATGCTAAAAAAGGAAGTCATATCACTATTTGCAGTGACGTAATTGCAGAGGCTTTAGATTTGATCATGCAATACAAAGAACGCGATGATCAGTTTGAGTTTAATAAGGAGGAAATTCCGAATGTGCATCATGCGGAATGAGTTCTGGGTTCTGAGTTCTGGGTTCTGAGTTCTGGGTTCTGGGTTCGTGAACGCTGTGGATTCGGAGCTAAAAGTTTATGAATTATCTCTGAGTTGTGGCTTTGAAGTTCGGAAAACAAAAATGATCGGGTATTTAACACTTATAATATTACTAATTTTCTGATTCCCACAAAATTACTTTGTAGTTCAACAAATAAAAAATAAACACCTTTATCCAGATGTTTAATATTATAGGAAAAATTATTTCCTAATAAAGTTATTGGACTGCCGTTTATATTTTTAATAGTTACATTTTTGACAGGATCGAAATCTATTCCGGATTGTATGTTTACTATTTCATTTGCAGGATTTGGATAAATAAGAATATTATTCTCCTGAATGATTGTTGAAATTGCATCAGTTCCATCAACTATAACATTAAAACCCATTTCACAATTCGAAAATTCATTATTTGAATTGTCATTTATTATTCTTCCGCCGAATTCGGAGGGGCCGGTAAAATCAAATTCGTTGAAATAGTATAATAATTGCACTTCTGATGGACCGTGGATGCTAAAAAAACTATAACTTGGATTCTCAAAAATTATGCTTTCATCATCCGGGCAGACGATGAAATTTGGCGCATATAAATTTACATGGTTGGTTTGGATGTGGAAAATTAGTTTGTCGCCGTAAACTTCATCACCAATAAATGTTACGGAGGTGATTGATACGGAATCACAAGTGTTGTAAGCGGAATCGCAAAAGGTTTGGGCAGAGGAAAACCTCACTAACATTAAAAGAAATAAGGAGGAGACCAGTATCTTCATTACATTGTTTTATGTAAAGATAATTATGTGGTTCCTGATTGCTAGTTAAAATTTTAAAAATTATTGTTAAAATCAAAATGAAGTAGGTGTTATTTACCCTATAATGACAAAGTTCTATTTGCGGAACAAATGAAAAATTCTTATATTTGAGTTAATGAAAACAACCTTGCTCCTTTTGACACTCTTGACATGTCTGTGTTTGAATTTACGGGCTCAGACCTATTTTTCCATTACAGATTCGGGTTCGGTTTGGAGATATGAGACACAATGGGGTGGTCAACCCTACGACCATATTTTTTTAGAATTATCCTCTATTAAAGAGGATACTTTCTTCAATGATCATATTTATTCCAAATTAGAAGTCCTAAATCAAACAATAACGTGCATTCAAATTTCGCCGTACGAAGATTGGGAAACAAGCAGTGTATATTCAACTGCATTTTTTATTCGGGAAGATTCCATGAAACGCACTTATATTGCAAACGGTTTAGGTTGGGAAGAATTGTTTTATGATTTTAATTTAAATACAGGTGATTCACTTCCAATTTCTTATATAAATCCTGGTAATGATAACTATGTTTTTTCGATAGATTCCATTCTTATTGGAAGCGAATACAGAATACGGTATAATATCAATAGTTTTGATCATCCTGACCCATATGCTTCCATTATAGAAGGCATTGGCAGCACTTACGGTTTACTTTACCCTTTATGGCCTCCTTTTGAAACATATAATAAACTCATTTGTTATACAGATATTTATAGCAGCACTCAATTTGCAGATCCCTTGCTTACGATCAATAACAATGATGATGATATGGACGATTGTAATCTTATATATGTGGACATAAATTCACCTAAATCCGTTGAAGAAAACATAAACATTTTTCCAAATCCGATTTCAAATATTTTCTCTTTGCAATATTCAGGCAATATACATGGAGCAGGAAAAATAAAAATATTAAACATCAATTCACAAGTTGTATTTGAAAATGCAATTCAAATCTATCCCAATGTGAAAATTACTGCTGATATTACCAATATCCCCGATGGAATATATTTATTAATTTTAGAAACGGAGAACATTAATTATTCAAGTAAAATAATTAAACAATGATTTGGTAATTTTATTTGCAAATCGAAATTATAACTTAAAATAAACCTTTATAAGAGATCATGGAATCCACCACACCGCACCCCGAACGTCAACATTATCAAATTGGTTATATCAATATTATTTGTTTTTTCCTCATGTTTGTTTTTTCCTCATGTTTGTTTTTGGATTAAGTGGAGGAATTTTTCCTATGTACAGTCATGGGCAAAATTTTTTATGGAGCCTTGCAAATGCTTCGTTTATAACCGGGTGCATACTTTCGAGTGTACAATTAGCGGATAAAAAATGGATCCTACCTGCCGGAGGGTTTATTTTAATATCCATTGCATTTATAGCCTTTTTTACTCTAATACCTTGCGATACTGCTGAAAAAATACATGAGGTTGCAAAAAACGTATTACTTATTTTACCTGCAATGGCAATGATAAGCACCTATAAACCATTTCCTGTATGGGTTAAAATACTGGGATTTATTTCCTGTATTCCCTTTATTCTGATACTCATTTTTACAAATATGAATATGGAACAATTTGATTTTAATCTTACATTCGGAATCGGCTATTTTTTGATCGAATTAACGGCAGTGGTTTGGGGAATTTATTTCATAAAAGCCTTGAAAAAGGAAGCTAAAGTGTAAATAGCAGTTTTTTCACTTTAAATATTATATTGATCCCAATAGATTAAATGCAATTTTTATTTAATTTTTAATTACATATCAAATATCTCCCCCCAAATACTTTTCTTCTTTTTGTGTTGCGGATATCCTTGCTGGCCTTTGTCGTAGTATTTACGATCATCGTCATCATCCTGTTTTTTCTGACCGGATTTTCCGTGAGAATAGGTTTCACCTGTGCGTTCAAAAATTTTATCCAACTCGCCACGATCAAGCCAAATACCACGGCATTCGGGACAATAATCAATTTCCACACCTTGGCGGTCGGCTATTACAAGGTCTTTATCTTTACAAACCGGACATTTCATAGTTTCTGTTTTATAGAATAAACTACAAATTTTGAAAAATGTTCAAATTTAAAACTGTAAATTAGTCTTGCACTATCAAACTCTTTTCCAAAATTTCTTTCCCCCCAAACTCAATCGAAAATCTCCATACACCAGCAATCAATTCCTCCTGGGCCTCAAAAACATAACTATGTCGTCCGGTAGAAAAATCGTGGGGTAAATATTTCATGGTGTATTGAATATCATGCACGTCACCTTGGGTATCGGTGATCCTGATCTTCATTGTAAGAGGGATAGATATATTATCAGGCGATGCAATAATCTTAAAATGGAATCCAAAGGAGTTGCCTAGTAACATTGGGATGGTATCCGTTTGTTTTATGAGTTTATCTGGGTTGGAAGCTTCAAACAAACCAAAATCAACCATGGTTGCTGATTTAATTTCCTGTGCATTAGAAAAAGTGACAAGAAAAAGGAGAAATGATAAAATTACAGTGGCTTTCATAACTTTTTTATATAAAGATAACAAATGATCAACAAAAAAATCGGATTTAATTATGTCTATTTTTGCGATCTTACATGAATCTATTCATCATTTCTCATGGCGCTCAATCCATAAGCTTAGTAGCAGGTTTGTTTATAATTTCTGCACAGTTTATACTTTGGCGAGACGTATATAAACGAAGAATAAGTCCTGGAATTCTCTCCTGGTTCGGATGGTTTTTGTTGATGGGCGTTAGTTTGATCGCCCAGATCCTGGTAGATGGGTGGAAATGGAGTTTGACCGGTTTAACCATGTCGGCAGTGGGTTGTTTTGTGATATTTACAACCGCACTCCTCATGAAAAATTATCTGCTTAAAAATACAGACTGGGTATTTTTATTTTTAGGATTGATCTGTTTAATAATTTATTTAATTTCCAAAGATGCATGGATAACTACCGGCTTTGCTATACTTGCCGATTTTGTAGTAGGTATACCAACTCTGTTGCATGCATACAGAAATCCGAGCTCACAAAGATCCAAAGCATGGATGCTTGCATTTATTTCCTGGTTATTTACATTGATCTTATGTGTAGGACAGCCAATACTTTACACATTATTCCCGGTGTATTTATTTTTATATAACGTGGCGATGTTAATACTTACGAACAGAAAAATAAAAACGGCTGAATAAATTAAATTTTAACTGTTTTTCATCTCACCAACGTAAAGTTTCCTTGAATTAATTTTTCACCATCATCAGAGTTATATTTTAAATAGTACACATAACTTCCTATGGGTTGTAATATATTATTAAAGGTGCCATCCCAACTGAAATTTGCAGCATTTCCATCATACACCAATTCACCCCATCTATTATATATCTGAAATAAAATAATTTTGGAAGGATCGGAAATAATTACAAATAAACCATCATTAATTCCATCTCCATTCGGACTAAATGCATTGGGAACAGCAACATCATCGCATAAAGTTACACGCAAGGTATCCGAAGGATCGCTGCACAATAAAGAGGAGGTAACCCAATATAGTCCGGCCTCTGAAACAATAATTGATGATGTTGTTTCACCGTTGTTCCAGAGATAATTTGGTAAAATAATATCCACACTTATAACAACTTCATTAATACCTGCAACAGGACATAAAATAAGATCTTCACCCAGATCAATATCCGCATTCAGATTCGGATCCTCTGTAATGGTTATTTCATCCGTAAATATTTCACAATCACTTTCTACGGTAATTGAATAGGTTCCCTCATCGGTAACTGTTATACTATTTGTGGTTTCACCTGTGCTCCATTCGTACGTATTAAAACCAACGGGAGTATTTAATATTATTTCCCATTCACCCTCACAAACAAGTGTATCATTTCCAAGTTCAGGAAATAATCCAATTGGATCAATTACCTGCACATTAATGGAATCAATAAATGTTGCACAATCTGCAAATCCGGTTACATAATAAATTCCACCTTCTTCAATTGTAATGGAGGAAGTTGTTTCTCCGGTATTCCATAAATAATAATCATAACTTGGTGAGGCCTCCAAAGTATAGGGCAGTGCATTAAAACATATCTCTATAAAATCATCAGAAGTATAAACAGAATCTTCCACAAATAATATTTCTGCAGTATCTGAAATTACACCACAACTTGTTACAAGATCCACCCAATATATTCCTGTTTCGAAAACCGTTATACTTTGTGTTGTTGCACCGTTACTCCAGAGATAACTATCGGCGCAAGAGGGTGCAGTTAATTCAAAAGGGCTACACACAACAGTATCCGGCATTGCCATCGCCAACATAGAATCAACGGGAGTAACAATTACATCATCTATAAATAAATATACCACAGAATTTGCATCAACCGTTCCTCCGGTGTATGCTACTACATCAATAGCATCAAAATCATGATAATTACCAATACAGACCCATTCCTCCCCTCCTTCCGCTTCAAAATATCCGCAAATTTTTGTCCATTCAGCCGGTGGATCGATATAATTTCCGGTTCCATTATTCTCGATCTGTGGTGTAACCGGGAGAACATCATAAGTTCCGGCATCTCCAACCTTATCTTCAGAAAAATAAGCACCTATGGCATCTGTAGTTGCATGTGTAATTCCGAAAAAATCGGATTGTGTAGCCGGTGCGCTCCAAAATTCCACGTAATAACATTCGCCTGCAATTAAAGGTGATGTGAGCTGCGCTTGAGCATATTCATAATAAGAACTGCCCGTATTCACCCAAAATCCTCCATAAGCAACACCGGTATGGGCAGGTTGATCGAGACTGAATAAATTATCAGGCACATTCACCCAAGAGCCTACCCCTGCACAGGAATTAAAATAATCGGAGGTGCCGCCTGTTCCTGAAAACCAATCGGCTACATAGGCATCATCAAACCAGGTAAACCCTGATATTCCGGCAGGGCATTCATTAATATCTTCAAAACTATAATTCGGGACCAAATTGAATTGCGCTGATATAATAAGAGTATTAGTAATTGAAAATAAGAGGAGGAGTAATTTTTTCATGTTAAAAATTATAATTGTTCAAATTTATATAAAACAAATTAAAGATAGCAGGTTTAGGATAAAGTATAAATACAAAAATTGGCATTTATCGGAACATTGCATGGATATATTTTGAAAAAGAAAGTTTATTTTTATCAAAATTATTCCGGATTGAAAAATGATCAATTTGTATTGAGATCGTGGCATATTTATGTTGCATTGTTAATGGGAACCATAGTTCGCTTGGCATATGGAATATATGCACAAAACTGGATGAGCGCACCGGATCAGATCGCATGGCAACTCAGTATAGATGAAGCTGTTGCAAACGGAGCAATTAGTTACAGATCGCTTATCCACTACCCACATGAAGGTGGAAGTATTTTTATTTCACTGATTGCAATATGTTTAAAGCCATTTGAAAATTTAATGCCTCCTCTTTCATTAGCTGCTTTGTTAATTGAATTATTTGGAAGATATATTCAAATAAAGTTTACACAACGATTATTTGGTTCGAAGGTGGCAGGGTGGTTTGCGGTTTGGACCATTTTATCAATTCCTCTTGTGTTACCATGGGCAACATTAAATTTCGGATTGCACTCGTTGTTGTCTTTTTTACCCTTTGTATTTTTATATTATTTAACGCAATACCAATCTAAATATTCAAAATTCCTGTTGTGTGGAATAATTACAGGATTATCTCTATCCCTTTCCTATAACAGTATGATCTTTATTCCTGCATTTATTGTTTACACTTTTTTTACTCTTACAGATATTAAAAAATCGTTGATTTGTATTAGTAAATATTTAGTCTTCACCTTTCTTACTCTCATACCTCATTTGGCTGCGAGATACTTTCTCGACAGTGGATTTAATTTACAGGACGATCCTGTATTTTCCATTCGCGGACTGACTGCGGAAGGAACTATGAGTGGAGAACAGCTCAGCAATTTCATTGTCAGCTGGCATCGTGTTTTACCTGCCTCC
The genomic region above belongs to Bacteroidota bacterium and contains:
- a CDS encoding gliding motility-associated C-terminal domain-containing protein, whose protein sequence is MKKLLLLLFSITNTLIISAQFNLVPNYSFEDINECPAGISGFTWFDDAYVADWFSGTGGTSDYFNSCAGVGSWVNVPDNLFSLDQPAHTGVAYGGFWVNTGSSYYEYAQAQLTSPLIAGECYYVEFWSAPATQSDFFGITHATTDAIGAYFSEDKVGDAGTYDVLPVTPQIENNGTGNYIDPPAEWTKICGYFEAEGGEEWVCIGNYHDFDAIDVVAYTGGTVDANSVVYLFIDDVIVTPVDSMLAMAMPDTVVCSPFELTAPSCADSYLWSNGATTQSITVFETGIYWVDLVTSCGVISDTAEILFVEDSVYTSDDFIEICFNALPYTLEASPSYDYYLWNTGETTSSITIEEGGIYYVTGFADCATFIDSINVQVIDPIGLFPELGNDTLVCEGEWEIILNTPVGFNTYEWSTGETTNSITVTDEGTYSITVESDCEIFTDEITITEDPNLNADIDLGEDLILCPVAGINEVVISVDIILPNYLWNNGETTSSIIVSEAGLYWVTSSLLCSDPSDTLRVTLCDDVAVPNAFSPNGDGINDGLFVIISDPSKIILFQIYNRWGELVYDGNAANFSWDGTFNNILQPIGSYVYYLKYNSDDGEKLIQGNFTLVR